One part of the Lotus japonicus ecotype B-129 chromosome 2, LjGifu_v1.2 genome encodes these proteins:
- the LOC130736977 gene encoding subtilisin-like protease SBT1.7 has product METFKKSLAMIILSFLFLVLCDVSLARNVKTTNQNQKSTYIVHVAKSQMPESFDHHSAWFESTLKSVSDSAEMIYTYDKAIHGFSTRLTLEEARLLQSRNGVLKVLPDEIYKLHTTRTPLFLGLDKITASTFTQSKIGHDDVIIGVIDTGVWPESKSFDDTGYRPIPNTWKGKCQVGANFTTANCNKKLIGARFYNSHTKFYNNGLVASVGPNDNSIESLSPRDDEGHGTHTASTIAGSPVQNASLFGYATGTARGMAPHARVAVYKVCWKKGCTTSDVLAAIDQAIVDNVNVISLSLGGNPSDYDKDSLAIAAFSAMEHGIVVSCSGGNDGPDPSSITNVAPWIITVGAGTIDRDFPAYVSLGNGKNYSGVSLYGGKKLPDKPVLPLIFGKDCKSGSLLLQKGKGKIVVCDRGLYDEVSKSMAVKSAGGLGMVLANDADEAGDLVADPFVLPGLMVDVKEGEAIKQYLTSDPKPTATIVFEGTKVGIEPSPVVALFSSRGPNPITTKILKPDLIAPGVNILASFTRNSSPSSLDSDERRVDFNILSGTSMSCPHVSGIAALVKSVHPDWSPAAIRSAMMTTAYSTYKNGKPLLDGATGKPGTPFDFGAGHVDPIPALNPGLIYDLTADDHLNFLCSLNYTPEMIEVVAKRKYVCDGKIHYFNYPSFAVIFEAGDNGTQVKQMRTLTNVGATGTYKVSVQTNIPGIKIRVEPEVLSFGVKEKKSYTVTFNASGVKPQKTPGFGRLEWFNGKNVVRSPILFSWDQ; this is encoded by the coding sequence ATGGAGACGTTTAAGAAATCTCTCGCTATGATCATTCTCTCTTTTTTGTTTCTTGTTCTTTGTGATGTGTCTCTGGCGAGAAACGTGAAGACCACAAATCAGAACCAGAAGAGTACTTACATAGTACATGTTGCGAAATCCCAAATGCCAGAAAGCTTCGATCACCACTCGGCTTGGTTCGAATCGACTTTGAAGTCAGTTTCTGACTCAGCAGAAATGATCTACACTTATGACAAAGCTATTCATGGATTCTCAACAAGGTTAACACTAGAGGAAGCTCGTTTGTTGCAAAGCAGAAATGGGGTTCTAAAGGTGCTACCAGATGAAATCTACAAGCTCCATACAACTCGAACCCCACTGTTCCTCGGGCTCGATAAAATCACTGCAAGCACATTCACCCAATCCAAAATAGGACATGATGATGTCATCATCGGAGTCATAGACACAGGTGTTTGGCCTGAGAGCAAGAGCTTTGACGACACTGGGTACAGACCCATCCCCAACACCTGGAAAGGAAAATGCCAGGTAGGTGCGAATTTCACAACCGCCAACTGCAACAAGAAACTAATCGGTGCCAGGTTCTATAATAGTCACACCAAGTTCTATAACAATGGCTTGGTGGCCTCGGTGGGCCCAAATGATAATTCTATTGAGTCTCTCTCTCCGCGCGATGATGAGGGTCACGGAACCCACACTGCCAGCACTATTGCGGGCTCTCCGGTGCAAAATGCGAGCCTCTTCGGTTACGCTACTGGAACGGCGCGTGGCATGGCCCCACACGCTAGAGTTGCTGTCTACAAGGTTTGCTGGAAGAAGGGTTGTACTACTTCTGACGTATTGGCTGCGATAGACCAAGCCATCGTTGACAACGTGAATGTCATTTCCTTGTCGCTCGGAGGTAATCCATCCGATTACGACAAAGATAGCCTTGCAATTGCAGCGTTTTCGGCAATGGAGCATGGGATTGTTGTGTCTTGCTCCGGAGGGAACGATGGTCCTGATCCCTCTTCTATCACTAATGTGGCACCTTGGATTATCACGGTGGGAGCAGGCACAATCGATCGAGATTTCCCTGCTTACGTTAGCCTCGGAAATGGAAAAAACTATTCCGGTGTGTCTCTTTACGGTGGCAAAAAATTGCCAGATAAACCTGTTTTGCCACTCATCTTTGGAAAGGATTGTAAGTCAGGAAGCCTTTTGCTGCAAAAAGGCAAGGGAAAGATCGTGGTGTGTGATCGTGGATTATACGATGAGGTGTCGAAATCTATGGCGGTGAAATCCGCCGGCGGTTTGGGCATGGTGTTGGCCAACGACGCAGATGAGGCGGGGGATTTGGTGGCGGATCCATTTGTTTTGCCAGGACTTATGGTGGACGTAAAAGAAGGCGAAGCCATCAAGCAATACTTAACTTCTGATCCAAAACCGACAGCAACGATTGTGTTTGAGGGTACAAAGGTCGGGATCGAGCCTTCCCCTGTTGTTGCACTGTTCAGCTCTAGGGGCCCAAATCCTATCACCACAAAAATATTGAAGCCTGATTTGATCGCGCCAGGTGTCAACATCTTAGCTTCATTTACCAGGAATTCGAGTCCTTCTTCTTTAGATTCAGATGAAAGGCGAGTGGATTTCAACATCTTGTCAGGCACATCCATGTCATGCCCTCACGTGAGTGGGATTGCGGCTCTGGTCAAGTCCGTCCATCCAGATTGGAGCCCCGCCGCCATTCGATCTGCAATGATGACAACAGCTTATTCGACTTACAAGAATGGCAAGCCATTGTTGGACGGTGCAACTGGAAAACCAGGGACACCGTTTGATTTTGGCGCAGGACATGTGGACCCTATCCCTGCACTCAATCCAGGGCTTATTTATGATTTGACGGCGGATGATCATCTGAATTTTCTCTGTTCGTTAAACTACACGCCCGAAATGATTGAAGTCGTGGCGAAGAGAAAATACGTGTGTGATGGAAAGATACACTACTTTAATTACCCTTCATTTGCTGTGATTTTTGAAGCTGGTGACAATGGTACACAGGTTAAGCAAATGCGAACTCTCACCAATGTGGGTGCTACGGGAACGTACAAGGTATCAGTTCAGACAAATATCCCAGGCATCAAGATTAGAGTTGAACCGGAAGTGTTGAGTTTtggagtaaaagaaaaaaagtccTATACAGTTACATTCAACGCATCAGGTGTGAAGCCGCAGAAAACTCCAGGTTTTGGACGTTTGGAATGGTTTAATGGAAAGAACGTTGTTCGAAGTCCTATCTTATTTAGTTGGGATCAATGA
- the LOC130739251 gene encoding uncharacterized protein LOC130739251 isoform X2, with protein sequence MMKFESGYNVETIFDGSKLGIEPHSVEVSPDGEFLVLDSENSNIYKIPSPISRYSRPKLLAGSPEGYIGHIDGRLREARMNHPKGITVDGRGNIYIADTLNMAIRKISDEGITTIAGGGKWGQVGGHVDGPSEDAKFSNDFDVVYAGRSCSLLVVDRGNQAIREIQLHQDDCTKYKYDEYDNDSSFHLGIAVLIAVGFFGYMLALLQWRVRAMFSSPDDPRGPLRTKGTPFAAEHQQKRPPPPPKSVRPPLIPAEDEFDKQDEGFFVSLGRLLVNSSSSMGEILGSFFTGSKRKPLPYHQYHQHHQQYQYANRHSSNPWPMQESFVIPDGDEPPGIEARTPTLRKPYPFMPNEIEKPKQFKQTQGYLNRWDDGGYDEHQQHHHHQPKHPKLQHQQQVQNRYSSTPQGYYEQNRETNEIVFGAVQEHDGRREAMVIKAVDYGDPKFSHQNVRPRLNYVGYSHGY encoded by the exons ATGATGAAATTTGAGAGTGGCTACAATGTGGAAACAATTTTTGATGGAAGTAAGCTTGGAATTGAGCCACACTCAGTTGAAGTGTCTCCAGATGGTGAATTTCTGGTTCTGGATTCTGAGAACAGTAACATCTACAAGATCCCAAGTCCAATATCCCGAT ATAGCAGACCCAAACTGCTTGCTGGATCACCTGAAGGTTATATTGGACACATAGATGGGAGGCTTAGAGAAGCTAGAATGAACCACCCTAAAGGAATTACAGTGGATGGGAGGGGGAATATTTACATTGCAGACACACTGAATATGGCCATCAGAAAGATCAGTGATGAAG GGATTACAACCATTGCTGGAGGTGGAAAATGGGGCCAAGTAGGAGGCCATGTTGATGGTCCAAGTGAAGATGCCAAGTTTTCAAATGATTTTGATGTAGTTTATGCTGGTAGGAGCTGCTCTCTTTTGGTGGTGGATCGAGGAAACCAGGCAATTCGAGAGATCCAACTCCATCAAGATGACTGCACTAAATATAAATATGATGAGTATGACAATGACAGTAGTTTTCACTTAG GAATAGCTGTGCTTATTGCTGTTGGATTCTTTGGTTATATGCTAGCATTACTGCAGTGGAGGGTGAGGGCCATGTTTTCTTCCCCTGAT GATCCAAGAGGTCCTTTAAGAACTAAAGGTACACCATTTGCAGCAGAGCATCAGCAGAAAaggcctcctcctcctcccaaGTCAGTGAGGCCTCCATTGATCCCAGCTGAAGATGAATTTGATAAACAAGATGAAGgcttttttgtttctcttggaAGGCTTCTAGTGAACTCTAGCTCTTCCATGGGTGAAATTTTGGGAAGCTTTTTCACAGGATCCAAAAGGAAACCACTCCCATATCATCAGTACCACCAGCATCATCAACAGTACCAATATGCAAACAGACATTCTTCTAATCCATGGCCAATGCAAGAAAGCTTTGTCATTCCAGATGGAGATGAACCTCCTGGTATAGAAGCTAGAACTCCCACACTTCGAAAACCATATCCTTTCATGCCCAATGAGATTGAAAAGCCAAAGCAATTCAAGCAAACTCAGGGTTACTTGAACAGGTGGGATGATGGTGGTTATGATGAACATcagcaacatcatcatcatcagccaAAGCATCCCAAGCTGCAACACCAGCAACAGGTTCAAAATCGTTACTCTTCCACGCCACAAGGTTACTATGAGCAGAACCGCGAGACAAATGAGATTGTGTTTGGTGCGGTTCAAGAACATGATGGAAGGCGTGAAGCCATGGTGATCAAGGCTGTGGATTATGGGGATCCCAAATTTAGTCACCAAAATGTCAGGCCTAGGTTGAATTATGTTGGTTACTCCCATGGTTATTGA
- the LOC130736976 gene encoding heat shock 70 kDa protein 15-like → MFVRKNIQKVLNECVEAENWLREKKKQQDSLPKYANPVLLSAEIRKKAEAVDRFCKPIMTKPRPAKPATPQTPPTPPSQGGEQQQPQGDANANTHENGGNNGNQAPPASSEPMETDKPENSGST, encoded by the coding sequence ATGTTTGTTAGAAAAAATATACAGAAGGTCTTAAATGAGTGTGTTGAAGCTGAGAACTGGCTtagggagaagaagaagcagcaggACTCACTTCCAAAATATGCCAATCCTGTACTCTTGTCCGCTGAAATAAGAAAGAAAGCTGAGGCTGTTGATAGGTTCTGCAAGCCGATTATGACAAAACCAAGGCCAGCCAAGCCAGCTACGCCGCAGACACCACCAACCCCACCTTCTCAGGGTGGTGAGCAGCAGCAACCTCAGGGGGATGCTAATGCCAACACTCATGAGAATGGAGGGAATAACGGTAATCAGGccccaccagcttcttctgaACCAATGGAGACTGATAAGCCAGAGAACTCAGGCTCTACCTAA
- the LOC130739251 gene encoding uncharacterized protein LOC130739251 isoform X1 codes for MSRSCYVLVFALLLLLGLSSPTSATSPTKIVTGVVSNVVSALVKWLWSLKSTAKPVQHGRSMMKFESGYNVETIFDGSKLGIEPHSVEVSPDGEFLVLDSENSNIYKIPSPISRYSRPKLLAGSPEGYIGHIDGRLREARMNHPKGITVDGRGNIYIADTLNMAIRKISDEGITTIAGGGKWGQVGGHVDGPSEDAKFSNDFDVVYAGRSCSLLVVDRGNQAIREIQLHQDDCTKYKYDEYDNDSSFHLGIAVLIAVGFFGYMLALLQWRVRAMFSSPDDPRGPLRTKGTPFAAEHQQKRPPPPPKSVRPPLIPAEDEFDKQDEGFFVSLGRLLVNSSSSMGEILGSFFTGSKRKPLPYHQYHQHHQQYQYANRHSSNPWPMQESFVIPDGDEPPGIEARTPTLRKPYPFMPNEIEKPKQFKQTQGYLNRWDDGGYDEHQQHHHHQPKHPKLQHQQQVQNRYSSTPQGYYEQNRETNEIVFGAVQEHDGRREAMVIKAVDYGDPKFSHQNVRPRLNYVGYSHGY; via the exons ATGAGCAGGAGTTGTTATGTGCTGGTTTTTGCTCTTCTACTTCTACTTGGTCTGTCATCTCCAACTTCAGCTACGTCACCTACAA AAATTGTTACTGGGGTTGTCTCCAATGTGGTTTCTGCTCTTGTTAAATGGCTATGGTCCCTAAAATCCACAGCCAAACCAG TGCAGCATGGTCGCTCCATGATGAAATTTGAGAGTGGCTACAATGTGGAAACAATTTTTGATGGAAGTAAGCTTGGAATTGAGCCACACTCAGTTGAAGTGTCTCCAGATGGTGAATTTCTGGTTCTGGATTCTGAGAACAGTAACATCTACAAGATCCCAAGTCCAATATCCCGAT ATAGCAGACCCAAACTGCTTGCTGGATCACCTGAAGGTTATATTGGACACATAGATGGGAGGCTTAGAGAAGCTAGAATGAACCACCCTAAAGGAATTACAGTGGATGGGAGGGGGAATATTTACATTGCAGACACACTGAATATGGCCATCAGAAAGATCAGTGATGAAG GGATTACAACCATTGCTGGAGGTGGAAAATGGGGCCAAGTAGGAGGCCATGTTGATGGTCCAAGTGAAGATGCCAAGTTTTCAAATGATTTTGATGTAGTTTATGCTGGTAGGAGCTGCTCTCTTTTGGTGGTGGATCGAGGAAACCAGGCAATTCGAGAGATCCAACTCCATCAAGATGACTGCACTAAATATAAATATGATGAGTATGACAATGACAGTAGTTTTCACTTAG GAATAGCTGTGCTTATTGCTGTTGGATTCTTTGGTTATATGCTAGCATTACTGCAGTGGAGGGTGAGGGCCATGTTTTCTTCCCCTGAT GATCCAAGAGGTCCTTTAAGAACTAAAGGTACACCATTTGCAGCAGAGCATCAGCAGAAAaggcctcctcctcctcccaaGTCAGTGAGGCCTCCATTGATCCCAGCTGAAGATGAATTTGATAAACAAGATGAAGgcttttttgtttctcttggaAGGCTTCTAGTGAACTCTAGCTCTTCCATGGGTGAAATTTTGGGAAGCTTTTTCACAGGATCCAAAAGGAAACCACTCCCATATCATCAGTACCACCAGCATCATCAACAGTACCAATATGCAAACAGACATTCTTCTAATCCATGGCCAATGCAAGAAAGCTTTGTCATTCCAGATGGAGATGAACCTCCTGGTATAGAAGCTAGAACTCCCACACTTCGAAAACCATATCCTTTCATGCCCAATGAGATTGAAAAGCCAAAGCAATTCAAGCAAACTCAGGGTTACTTGAACAGGTGGGATGATGGTGGTTATGATGAACATcagcaacatcatcatcatcagccaAAGCATCCCAAGCTGCAACACCAGCAACAGGTTCAAAATCGTTACTCTTCCACGCCACAAGGTTACTATGAGCAGAACCGCGAGACAAATGAGATTGTGTTTGGTGCGGTTCAAGAACATGATGGAAGGCGTGAAGCCATGGTGATCAAGGCTGTGGATTATGGGGATCCCAAATTTAGTCACCAAAATGTCAGGCCTAGGTTGAATTATGTTGGTTACTCCCATGGTTATTGA
- the LOC130739252 gene encoding uncharacterized protein LOC130739252: protein MSPLPPSNPIDAGDDDDMQEVLFAKRACICYLIPCFSSSETSLSWWERVRSPENKERWWARGWSKVRDWSEIIAGPKWKTFIRRLNRNNNRTGAGAASYEKKGSFHYDPLSYALNFDDGGVEDVYSYGGFSARFASIPASTKSSMDLGKDAPAFT from the coding sequence ATGTCACCGTTGCCGCCGTCGAATCCAATCGACGCCGGCGACGACGACGACATGCAAGAGGTCCTCTTCGCCAAGCGAGCCTGCATCTGCTACTTAATCCCTTGTTTCTCCTCATCCGAAACATCGCTGTCGTGGTGGGAGCGGGTACGGTCGCCGGAGAATAAGGAGCGGTGGTGGGCTCGTGGATGGAGCAAGGTGCGTGACTGGTCGGAAATCATCGCCGGACCCAAGTGGAAGACCTTCATACGGCGATTAAACAGAAACAACAACCGCACCGGCGCCGGCGCAGCTTCCTACGAGAAGAAAGGCTCATTCCACTACGATCCGCTCAGCTACGCCCTCAACTTCGACGACGGAGGAGTAGAAGACGTTTACAGTTATGGCGGTTTCTCCGCGAGATTCGCTTCCATTCCGGCGTCGACGAAGTCCTCCATGGACCTCGGGAAAGACGCCCCAGCGTTCACGTGA
- the LOC130739250 gene encoding potassium transporter 8-like, translating to MDLESVIYKNPNKEQSWKTVLILAYQSLGVVYGDLSTSPLYVYKSTFAEDIQHSETNEEIYGVLSFVFWTLTLIPLFKYVFIVLRADDNGEGGTFALYSSLCRHARISLLPSTQLADEDLTQYTIDGEVPVDKKNVGSGLKSLLEKHRVLQRVLLVLALIGTCMVIGDGVLTPAISVFSAVSGLELSMSKEHHRYVEVPVACVILLFLFALQHYGTHRMGYLFAPVVLTWLLCISSIGVYNIFHWNPHVYEALSPYYMYKFLKKTRTGGWMSLGGILLCITGSEAMYADLGHFTQLSIQIAFTFLVYPSLILAYMGQAAYLSKHHENGSDYRIGFYVSVPENLRLPVLAIAILQAVVGSQAVITGTFSIIKQCCALGCFPKVKIIHTSSKIHGQIYIPEINWSLMLLCLAITIGFRDTKRMGNAAGLAVITVMLVTTCLMSLVIVLCWHKNVWLAICFMLFFGSIEALYFSASLIKFLEGAWVPIALSLIFLIVMYVWHYGTMKKYEFDVQNKVPINWLLGLGPTLGIVRVKGIGLIHTELVSGIPAIFSHFVTNLPAFHQVVIFLCVKSVPVPHVRPQERFLVGRVGPKEYRLYRCIARYGYRDVHKDDLEFEKDLVCSIAEFIRSDTSEYGLGLGDFEDDTKMAVVGTSASNLEGVRMSEDGEDDSQMEGTSELREVKSPEKVRKRVRFVVPDSPRIDLDVRDELHELMEAKEAGMAFIMSHSYVRAKRGSSWIKKVVINFGYDFLRRNSRGPTYALSLPHASTLEVGMIYHV from the exons ATGGATCTTGAGTCTGTGATCTACAAGAACCCAAATAAG GAGCAATCATGGAAGACAGTGTTGATTCTGGCATATCAGAGCTTGGGGGTTGTCTATGGAGACTTGAGCACTTCCCCACTCTACGTTTACAAGAGCACCTTTGCTGAGGACATTCAGCATTCAGAAACCAATGAAGAAATCTATGGAGTTTTGTCCTTTGTGTTCTGGACTTTGACACTGATTCCTCTGTTCAAGTATGTGTTCATTGTGCTCCGAGCTGATGACAATGGTGAAGGAGGGACTTTCGCTCTGTACTCGTCGCTTTGCCGGCATGCCCGTATTAGCTTGTTGCCTAGCACTCAGCTTGCGGATGAGGATTTGACTCAGTACACTATTGATGGAGAAGTTCCTGTGGACAAGAAGAATGTTGGGTCGGGGTTGAAATCTTTGTTGGAGAAACATAGGGTGTTGCAGAGGGTTCTGCTTGTTCTGGCTTTGATTGGGACTTGCATGGTTATTGGAGATGGTGTTCTAACACCAGCAATTTCTG TTTTCTCTGCAGTGTCAGGTTTGGAGCTTTCCATGTCCAAAGAGCACCACAGAT ATGTGGAGGTTCCAGTTGCTTGTGTAATACTGCTATTTTTGTTTGCCCTTCAACATTATGGCACGCACCGCATGGGATATCTTTTTGCACCTGTTGTGCTGACCTGGCTGCTCTGCATAAGTTCTATTGGTGTTTATAATATCTTTCACTGGAATCCACATGTCTATGAAGCTCTCTCCCCATACTACATGTACAAATTTCTGAAAAAGACTCGAACGGGAGGATGGATGTCCTTGGGTGGGATTCTGTTGTGTATAACCG GTTCAGAAGCTATGTATGCTGATTTAGGACACTTTACACAATTGTCGATTCAG ATTGCTTTCACCTTTTTGGTATACCCTTCTTTGATCCTAGCATACATGGGACAAGCTGCGTATCTTTCCAAGCATCATGAAAATGGAAGTGACTATCGAATCGGGTTTTATGTATCTGTACCTG AAAATCTTAGGTTGCCTGTTCTTGCAATAGCGATACTTCAAGCTGTGGTTGGAAGTCAAGCTGTCATCACAGGGACTTTCTCAATAATCAAACAATGTTGTGCTTTGGGATGTTTCCCCAAAGTCAAAATCATTCATACATCATCAAAGATACATGGCCAGATTTACATTCCTGAGATAAACTGGAGTTTGATGCTGCTTTGCCTGGCTATTACAATTGGATTTCGAGATACGAAACGCATGGGAAATGCTGCAG GTTTGGCTGTTATAACTGTCATGCTGGTGACCACTTGCCTAATGTCTCTAGTGATAGTCTTATGTTGGCACAAAAATGTTTGGCTTGCTATCTGCTTTATGTTGTTCTTTGGCTCCATTGAAGCACTTTATTTCTCTGCATCCCTCATCAAGTTCCTTGAGGGGGCTTGGGTCCCTATTGCCCTCTCACTCATCTTTCTAATTGTCATGTATGTGTGGCACTACGGCACAATGAAGAAGTATGAGTTCGATGTTCAAAACAAGGTCCCCATCAATTGGCTTCTGGGTTTGGGCCCCACTCTCGGAATTGTTAGGGTTAAGGGAATTGGCCTCATACATACTGAGCTTGTATCTGGGATCCCAgctattttctctcactttgtTACCAATCTTCCTGCTTTCCATCAAGTTGTAATCTTCCTCTGCGTCAAATCTGTCCCGGTACCACATGTCAGACCTCAAGAAAGGTTCTTAGTGGGCAGAGTTGGCCCAAAGGAATATAGGCTTTATAGGTGCATAGCACGCTACGGCTACCGTGATGTTCACAAGGATGACCTTGAGTTTGAGAAGGATCTTGTTTGCAGTATAGCAGAATTTATCCGATCAGATACCTCTGAATATGGCTTAGGACTTGGAGACTTTGAAGATGATACAAAGATGGCAGTTGTTGGGACTTCAGCATCAAACTTGGAAGGTGTAAGGATGTCTGAAGACGGTGAGGATGATTCTCAAATGGAAGGCACTTCGGAGTTGAGGGAGGTTAAGTCTCCGGAAAAGGTGAGGAAGCGAGTGAGGTTTGTTGTGCCGGACAGTCCTCGGATTGATTTGGATGTAAGGGATGAGCTGCATGAGCTAATGGAAGCAAAGGAGGCAGGAATGGCATTTATAATGAGTCACTCATATGTGAGAGCAAAACGAGGATCAAGCTGGATAAAGAAAGTTGTTATCAATTTTGGGTATGATTTCTTAAGGAGAAACTCTAGAGGACCAACTTATGCTTTAAGTTTACCTCATGCTTCTACCCTAGAGGTTGGCATGATCTATCATGTCTAG